In the Helianthus annuus cultivar XRQ/B chromosome 11, HanXRQr2.0-SUNRISE, whole genome shotgun sequence genome, one interval contains:
- the LOC110889495 gene encoding sister chromatid cohesion protein PDS5 homolog A isoform X1 translates to MADSDGKAAKDLIRDVGKQLSAKKECPHKDLLVKLLRQAASALPKLKTQSDLLKPNIKPLSDSILKHGLLKQKDKDVRLLVSICVCEILRILAPNPGFSDADLRSIYQLLLGMFGELVDTKSPYYSRRVELLETVSKYNFCVLMLDIGCEDLVLKMFNIFFGVIRKEHSSNVFGAMSSIMSAILKEKVSQALMEVILRNLLKDKKDASPASFQLAVSVIDDCSQTLEPFVCRFLNRCILDRDNVNSELKESYHDIIYEIIQCAPQMLVAVVENLSQELLTEQVDVRITAIKFVGKLFSIPGCHIAQEYHHLFAEFINRFADKSSAVRLNAVLCAKSFYLFNPPGDNSTTVLSALEGRLLDFDDKVRTQAVAVVCDLAKSNLRPVPPEMITQAAKRLRDKKTSVRKKALQMLLDVYHDYCVKCSEGIIKLSVDFEQIPCGILLLCYDKDVEFGVQNIEHVLEEDLFPVSLSVEERIRHWIFLFSHSVSAYKDGMFTAAHEKALTAVLCQKKRLQLEMQSYLDLRTKEKQNVSERGEEKIKKLFAKMSTCFPVKVKAEECFNKLHLVKDVGLFNTFKEILNEPEFGSSQIIRDNFVKKIKDLHTDFEFLQLLATKCSFNLFSSDHVRCILDNLSENKFGQANLKKACVALLMIIVNAFPLLLRGSEEPFCTLLLEEKSPFCNELLQMLVKAGPHISVDLSVIYPFLERICLNGTRAQAKLAISAISELIVTSQQFTFSYLCKTLVDALESGQHTPAVLQSLGCMAQHSVSAFESHAEEITRYIFDNIFSGLESDSSASCKLKIFGLKTLVKSFLPHQRTGVTRQIDEVLGIVSQMLLRAEISKGTLSCKKDKDHLRLAAATSVLQLSQLWDSHIPADIYRETVLMAKDHSTLVRKSFIKKTFKLLKNNFLHCKYLCAFALAASDTFDGSPKDDSLNYMAEIIKIRHLEAKVKRDATDNPVCSMIFLIHILAHDTKFPSQDPENEENSGPFFSPLVFTMDTLLNPSFVDGDMNRIHTVVSELHNIFNAIKMAEDALDVAKTSRLHVLANFGSKYLVTKNSGRPVSHTPTNILLPALLYKKGNAKQRERARSTKSSRKSLDDNAFDDGQLHKRSKTLNAHKKNSHETQKQTVSGDKEKQDFISPESITCLAEKPSSQEDSSSGDWALG, encoded by the exons ATGGCGGATTCCGACGGTAAAGCTGCAAAAGACCTAATTCGCGACGTCGGCAAACAACTCTCTGCGAAGAAGGAATGTCCTCACAAAGACCTCCTTGTTAAGCTACTCCGT CAAGCGGCAAGTGCACTGCCAAAGTTAAAAACACAATCAGATTTGCTAAAGCCTAATATAAAGCCCTTGAGCGATTCTATATTGAAGCATGGCTTGCTGAAGCAAAAGGACAAAGATGTGCGACTTTTGGTTTCCATATGTGTTTGTGAAATACTTAGGATCCTTGCTCCAAATCCTGGCTTTAGTGATGCAGATCTCAGG AGCATATATCAACTCTTATTGGGTATGTTCGGGGAGCTCGTTGACACCAAAAGTCCATATTACTCAAGGAGGGTAGAGCTATTGGAGACTGTTTCAAAATACAATTTCTGTGTGTTAATGTTAGATATAGGATGTGAAGATTTAGTTCTGAAGATGTTCAATATATTTTTTGGTGTGATAAG GAAAGAGCATTCTTCAAATGTATTTGGTGCAATGTCATCGATAATGTCAGCTATTCTAAAGGAGAAAGTTTCTCAAGCACTTATGGAAGTAATTTTGCGTAATCTTTTGAAGGACAAAAAG GACGCATCTCCAGCTTCTTTTCAGCTAGCTGTTTCTGTTATTGATGATTGCAGTCAGACTCTTGAACCGTTTGTTTGTCGTTTTCTCAACCGTTGTATTTTGGATCGAGACAATGTTAATAGTGAGCTCAAAGAATCGTATCATGATATCATATACGAAATCATTCAGTGTGCTCCACAAATGCTTGTTGCTGTAGTAGAAAACTTATCTCAGGAACTACTG ACTGAACAGGTTGATGTTCGGATAACGGCTATCAAGTTTGTTGGAAAACTTTTTTCAATTCCCGGATGTCACATTGCGCAAGAGTACCACCATCTATTCGCAGAGTTTATAAATAGATTCGCTGATAAGTCTAGTGCAGTTAGACTTAATGCTGTATTATGTGCTAAATCTTTTTACTTATTTAATCCACCAGGCGACAATTCCACTACAGTTCTGT CTGCCCTTGAAGGTCGCCTTTTAGACTTCGACGATAAAGTGAGAACACAAGCAGTTGCAGTGGTGTGTGATCTTGCAAAGTCGAATCTCAGACCTGTACCACCTGAAATGATAACTCAAGCTGCTAAAAGATTACGTGATAAAAAG ACATCTGTTAGAAAGAAAGCGTTGCAAATGCTACTAGACGTCTATCATGATTATTGTGTTAAATGTTCTGAAGGCATCATCAAATTAAGTGTTGACTTTGAACAAATACCTTGTGGTATTCTGTTACTTTGCTATGACAAGGATGTGGAGTTTGG CGTTCAGAACATAGAACATGTGCTTGAAGAGGATTTGTTTCCCGTTTCACTTTCAGTTGAGGAGAGGATTAGGCACTGGATATTTTTGTTTTCACATTCGGTTTCCGCTTACAAGGATGGCATGTTTACCGCTGCTCATGAGAAGGCACTGACTGCTGTTTTGTGTCAGAAAAAAAG GTTGCAACTTGAGATGCAGAGTTACCTAGATCTCCGGACAAAAGAAAAG CAGAATGTCTCTGAAAGAGGCGaagaaaaaatcaaaaagttgTTTGCAAAAATGTCAACATGCTTCCCTGTAAAAGTCAAAGCAGAAGAGTGCTTTAATAAGTTACATTTGGTGAAAGATGTTGGCCTTTTTAACACCTTCAAAGAGATTTTGAATGAACCGGAGTTTGGAAGTTCACAGATCATCAGA GATAATTTTGTCAAGAAGATCAAGGACCTGCACACAGATTTTGAATTTCTACAATTACTCGCGACAAAATGTTCATTTAATTTATTCAGTTCTGATCACGTGAGGTGTATACTTGATAATCTCTCCGAAAACAAATTTGGACAGGCCAATTTAAAGAAGGCTTGTGTGGCACTTCTTATG ATTATTGTTAATGCTTTCCCGCTACTTCTGAGAGGTTCTGAAGAGCCATTCTGCACACTGTTGTTAGAAGAGAAATCACCATTCTGTAATGAGCTGCTTCAAATGTTGGTAAAAGCTGGACCTCATATTTCTGTTGACCTCAG TGTTATCTACCCTTTCTTAGAGAGGATCTGTCTGAACGGAACTCGTGCTCAGGCCAAGCTTGCAATCTCCGCCATCAGTGAATTAATTGTTACTTCTCAGCAGTTCACTTTCTCTTACCTGTGCAAG ACACTCGTCGATGCTCTTGAAAGTGGGCAGCATACCCCTGCAGTTTTGCAATCTTTGGGTTGCATGGCTCAGCATTCTGTATCTGCGTTTGAATCCCATGCTGAAGAGATCACACGTTATATATTTGACAACATCTTTTCCGGTCTAGAATCTGACTCCAGTGCTTCTTGCAAATTGAAG ATATTTGGGCTTAAAACACTCGTCAAAAGCTTTTTGCCACATCAGCGTACAGGTGTTACTCGTCAAATTGATGAAGTACTTGGCATTGTATCACAAATGCTTCTAAGGGCTGAGATTTCTAAAGGCACACTCTCCTG TAAAAAGGACAAAGATCATCTAAGATTAGCCGCAGCTACATCCGTTCTTCAGCTTTCCCAATTATGGGACTCACATATTCCCGCGGATATTTACCGTGAAACAGTCTTGATGGCCAAG GACCATTCTACTCTGGTACGGAAATCGTTCATCAAGAAAACATTTAAGCTTTTAAAGAATAACTTCCTTCATTGTAAATATCTCTGTGCTTTTGCATTGGCTGCTTCTGATACGTTCGATGGTTCACCAAAAGATGAT TCGCTAAATTATATGGCAGAAATTATAAAGATCCGTCACTTAGAAGCTAAAGTGAAGCGTGATGCAACAGATAATCCTGTATGTTCAATGATATTTTTAATCCACATTCTTGCCCATGATACCAAGTTTCCGTCACAAGATCCCGAAAACGAAGAGAATTCTGGTCCCTTTTTCAG CCCGCTTGTTTTTACTATGGATACACTACTCAATCCGTCTTTTGTAGATGGTGATATGAATCGAATCCATACAGTTGTTTCTGAATTGCATAATATATTTAATGCTATCAAGATGGCCGAGGATGCACTTGATGTTGCGAAAACCTCT AGGCTGCATGTTCTAGCTAACTTTGGATCCAAGTATCTTGTTACTAAAAATAGCGGAAGGCCTGTGTCACACACTCCGACCAATATCTTACTGCCTGCATTACTTTATAAAAAAGGCAATGCCAAACAAAGAGAA CGTGCTAGAAGTACTAAGAGTTCGCGCAAAAGTTTAGACGATAATGCATTCGATGATGGTCAATTGCACAAAAGAAGCAAGACTCTGAATGCACACAAAAAAAACTCGCATGAAACTCAAAAGCAGACCGTATCTGGTGACAAAGAGAAGCAGGACTTTATTTCTCCAGAATCAATTACATGCCTTG CAGAAAAGCCTTCATCTCAGGAGGATTCTTCAAGTGGTGACTGGGCTTTGGGATAA
- the LOC110889495 gene encoding sister chromatid cohesion protein PDS5 homolog A isoform X2 — translation MADSDGKAAKDLIRDVGKQLSAKKECPHKDLLVKLLRQAASALPKLKTQSDLLKPNIKPLSDSILKHGLLKQKDKDVRLLVSICVCEILRILAPNPGFSDADLRSIYQLLLGMFGELVDTKSPYYSRRVELLETVSKYNFCVLMLDIGCEDLVLKMFNIFFGVIRKEHSSNVFGAMSSIMSAILKEKVSQALMEVILRNLLKDKKDASPASFQLAVSVIDDCSQTLEPFVCRFLNRCILDRDNVNSELKESYHDIIYEIIQCAPQMLVAVVENLSQELLTEQVDVRITAIKFVGKLFSIPGCHIAQEYHHLFAEFINRFADKSSAVRLNAVLCAKSFYLFNPPGDNSTTVLSALEGRLLDFDDKVRTQAVAVVCDLAKSNLRPVPPEMITQAAKRLRDKKTSVRKKALQMLLDVYHDYCVKCSEGIIKLSVDFEQIPCGILLLCYDKDVEFGVQNIEHVLEEDLFPVSLSVEERIRHWIFLFSHSVSAYKDGMFTAAHEKALTAVLCQKKRLQLEMQSYLDLRTKEKNVSERGEEKIKKLFAKMSTCFPVKVKAEECFNKLHLVKDVGLFNTFKEILNEPEFGSSQIIRDNFVKKIKDLHTDFEFLQLLATKCSFNLFSSDHVRCILDNLSENKFGQANLKKACVALLMIIVNAFPLLLRGSEEPFCTLLLEEKSPFCNELLQMLVKAGPHISVDLSVIYPFLERICLNGTRAQAKLAISAISELIVTSQQFTFSYLCKTLVDALESGQHTPAVLQSLGCMAQHSVSAFESHAEEITRYIFDNIFSGLESDSSASCKLKIFGLKTLVKSFLPHQRTGVTRQIDEVLGIVSQMLLRAEISKGTLSCKKDKDHLRLAAATSVLQLSQLWDSHIPADIYRETVLMAKDHSTLVRKSFIKKTFKLLKNNFLHCKYLCAFALAASDTFDGSPKDDSLNYMAEIIKIRHLEAKVKRDATDNPVCSMIFLIHILAHDTKFPSQDPENEENSGPFFSPLVFTMDTLLNPSFVDGDMNRIHTVVSELHNIFNAIKMAEDALDVAKTSRLHVLANFGSKYLVTKNSGRPVSHTPTNILLPALLYKKGNAKQRERARSTKSSRKSLDDNAFDDGQLHKRSKTLNAHKKNSHETQKQTVSGDKEKQDFISPESITCLAEKPSSQEDSSSGDWALG, via the exons ATGGCGGATTCCGACGGTAAAGCTGCAAAAGACCTAATTCGCGACGTCGGCAAACAACTCTCTGCGAAGAAGGAATGTCCTCACAAAGACCTCCTTGTTAAGCTACTCCGT CAAGCGGCAAGTGCACTGCCAAAGTTAAAAACACAATCAGATTTGCTAAAGCCTAATATAAAGCCCTTGAGCGATTCTATATTGAAGCATGGCTTGCTGAAGCAAAAGGACAAAGATGTGCGACTTTTGGTTTCCATATGTGTTTGTGAAATACTTAGGATCCTTGCTCCAAATCCTGGCTTTAGTGATGCAGATCTCAGG AGCATATATCAACTCTTATTGGGTATGTTCGGGGAGCTCGTTGACACCAAAAGTCCATATTACTCAAGGAGGGTAGAGCTATTGGAGACTGTTTCAAAATACAATTTCTGTGTGTTAATGTTAGATATAGGATGTGAAGATTTAGTTCTGAAGATGTTCAATATATTTTTTGGTGTGATAAG GAAAGAGCATTCTTCAAATGTATTTGGTGCAATGTCATCGATAATGTCAGCTATTCTAAAGGAGAAAGTTTCTCAAGCACTTATGGAAGTAATTTTGCGTAATCTTTTGAAGGACAAAAAG GACGCATCTCCAGCTTCTTTTCAGCTAGCTGTTTCTGTTATTGATGATTGCAGTCAGACTCTTGAACCGTTTGTTTGTCGTTTTCTCAACCGTTGTATTTTGGATCGAGACAATGTTAATAGTGAGCTCAAAGAATCGTATCATGATATCATATACGAAATCATTCAGTGTGCTCCACAAATGCTTGTTGCTGTAGTAGAAAACTTATCTCAGGAACTACTG ACTGAACAGGTTGATGTTCGGATAACGGCTATCAAGTTTGTTGGAAAACTTTTTTCAATTCCCGGATGTCACATTGCGCAAGAGTACCACCATCTATTCGCAGAGTTTATAAATAGATTCGCTGATAAGTCTAGTGCAGTTAGACTTAATGCTGTATTATGTGCTAAATCTTTTTACTTATTTAATCCACCAGGCGACAATTCCACTACAGTTCTGT CTGCCCTTGAAGGTCGCCTTTTAGACTTCGACGATAAAGTGAGAACACAAGCAGTTGCAGTGGTGTGTGATCTTGCAAAGTCGAATCTCAGACCTGTACCACCTGAAATGATAACTCAAGCTGCTAAAAGATTACGTGATAAAAAG ACATCTGTTAGAAAGAAAGCGTTGCAAATGCTACTAGACGTCTATCATGATTATTGTGTTAAATGTTCTGAAGGCATCATCAAATTAAGTGTTGACTTTGAACAAATACCTTGTGGTATTCTGTTACTTTGCTATGACAAGGATGTGGAGTTTGG CGTTCAGAACATAGAACATGTGCTTGAAGAGGATTTGTTTCCCGTTTCACTTTCAGTTGAGGAGAGGATTAGGCACTGGATATTTTTGTTTTCACATTCGGTTTCCGCTTACAAGGATGGCATGTTTACCGCTGCTCATGAGAAGGCACTGACTGCTGTTTTGTGTCAGAAAAAAAG GTTGCAACTTGAGATGCAGAGTTACCTAGATCTCCGGACAAAAGAAAAG AATGTCTCTGAAAGAGGCGaagaaaaaatcaaaaagttgTTTGCAAAAATGTCAACATGCTTCCCTGTAAAAGTCAAAGCAGAAGAGTGCTTTAATAAGTTACATTTGGTGAAAGATGTTGGCCTTTTTAACACCTTCAAAGAGATTTTGAATGAACCGGAGTTTGGAAGTTCACAGATCATCAGA GATAATTTTGTCAAGAAGATCAAGGACCTGCACACAGATTTTGAATTTCTACAATTACTCGCGACAAAATGTTCATTTAATTTATTCAGTTCTGATCACGTGAGGTGTATACTTGATAATCTCTCCGAAAACAAATTTGGACAGGCCAATTTAAAGAAGGCTTGTGTGGCACTTCTTATG ATTATTGTTAATGCTTTCCCGCTACTTCTGAGAGGTTCTGAAGAGCCATTCTGCACACTGTTGTTAGAAGAGAAATCACCATTCTGTAATGAGCTGCTTCAAATGTTGGTAAAAGCTGGACCTCATATTTCTGTTGACCTCAG TGTTATCTACCCTTTCTTAGAGAGGATCTGTCTGAACGGAACTCGTGCTCAGGCCAAGCTTGCAATCTCCGCCATCAGTGAATTAATTGTTACTTCTCAGCAGTTCACTTTCTCTTACCTGTGCAAG ACACTCGTCGATGCTCTTGAAAGTGGGCAGCATACCCCTGCAGTTTTGCAATCTTTGGGTTGCATGGCTCAGCATTCTGTATCTGCGTTTGAATCCCATGCTGAAGAGATCACACGTTATATATTTGACAACATCTTTTCCGGTCTAGAATCTGACTCCAGTGCTTCTTGCAAATTGAAG ATATTTGGGCTTAAAACACTCGTCAAAAGCTTTTTGCCACATCAGCGTACAGGTGTTACTCGTCAAATTGATGAAGTACTTGGCATTGTATCACAAATGCTTCTAAGGGCTGAGATTTCTAAAGGCACACTCTCCTG TAAAAAGGACAAAGATCATCTAAGATTAGCCGCAGCTACATCCGTTCTTCAGCTTTCCCAATTATGGGACTCACATATTCCCGCGGATATTTACCGTGAAACAGTCTTGATGGCCAAG GACCATTCTACTCTGGTACGGAAATCGTTCATCAAGAAAACATTTAAGCTTTTAAAGAATAACTTCCTTCATTGTAAATATCTCTGTGCTTTTGCATTGGCTGCTTCTGATACGTTCGATGGTTCACCAAAAGATGAT TCGCTAAATTATATGGCAGAAATTATAAAGATCCGTCACTTAGAAGCTAAAGTGAAGCGTGATGCAACAGATAATCCTGTATGTTCAATGATATTTTTAATCCACATTCTTGCCCATGATACCAAGTTTCCGTCACAAGATCCCGAAAACGAAGAGAATTCTGGTCCCTTTTTCAG CCCGCTTGTTTTTACTATGGATACACTACTCAATCCGTCTTTTGTAGATGGTGATATGAATCGAATCCATACAGTTGTTTCTGAATTGCATAATATATTTAATGCTATCAAGATGGCCGAGGATGCACTTGATGTTGCGAAAACCTCT AGGCTGCATGTTCTAGCTAACTTTGGATCCAAGTATCTTGTTACTAAAAATAGCGGAAGGCCTGTGTCACACACTCCGACCAATATCTTACTGCCTGCATTACTTTATAAAAAAGGCAATGCCAAACAAAGAGAA CGTGCTAGAAGTACTAAGAGTTCGCGCAAAAGTTTAGACGATAATGCATTCGATGATGGTCAATTGCACAAAAGAAGCAAGACTCTGAATGCACACAAAAAAAACTCGCATGAAACTCAAAAGCAGACCGTATCTGGTGACAAAGAGAAGCAGGACTTTATTTCTCCAGAATCAATTACATGCCTTG CAGAAAAGCCTTCATCTCAGGAGGATTCTTCAAGTGGTGACTGGGCTTTGGGATAA
- the LOC110889495 gene encoding sister chromatid cohesion protein PDS5 homolog A isoform X3: protein MADSDGKAAKDLIRDVGKQLSAKKECPHKDLLVKLLRQAASALPKLKTQSDLLKPNIKPLSDSILKHGLLKQKDKDVRLLVSICVCEILRILAPNPGFSDADLRSIYQLLLGMFGELVDTKSPYYSRRVELLETVSKYNFCVLMLDIGCEDLVLKMFNIFFGVIRKEHSSNVFGAMSSIMSAILKEKVSQALMEVILRNLLKDKKDASPASFQLAVSVIDDCSQTLEPFVCRFLNRCILDRDNVNSELKESYHDIIYEIIQCAPQMLVAVVENLSQELLTEQVDVRITAIKFVGKLFSIPGCHIAQEYHHLFAEFINRFADKSSAVRLNAVLCAKSFYLFNPPGDNSTTVLSALEGRLLDFDDKVRTQAVAVVCDLAKSNLRPVPPEMITQAAKRLRDKKTSVRKKALQMLLDVYHDYCVKCSEGIIKLSVDFEQIPCGILLLCYDKDVEFGVQNIEHVLEEDLFPVSLSVEERIRHWIFLFSHSVSAYKDGMFTAAHEKALTAVLCQKKRLQLEMQSYLDLRTKEKQNVSERGEEKIKKLFAKMSTCFPVKVKAEECFNKLHLVKDVGLFNTFKEILNEPEFGSSQIIRDNFVKKIKDLHTDFEFLQLLATKCSFNLFSSDHVRCILDNLSENKFGQANLKKACVALLMIIVNAFPLLLRGSEEPFCTLLLEEKSPFCNELLQMLVKAGPHISVDLSVIYPFLERICLNGTRAQAKLAISAISELIVTSQQFTFSYLCKTLVDALESGQHTPAVLQSLGCMAQHSVSAFESHAEEITRYIFDNIFSGLESDSSASCKLKIFGLKTLVKSFLPHQRTGVTRQIDEVLGIVSQMLLRAEISKGTLSCKKDKDHLRLAAATSVLQLSQLWDSHIPADIYRETVLMAKDHSTLVRKSFIKKTFKLLKNNFLHCKYLCAFALAASDTFDGSPKDDSLNYMAEIIKIRHLEAKVKRDATDNPVCSMIFLIHILAHDTKFPSQDPENEENSGPFFSPLVFTMDTLLNPSFVDGDMNRIHTVVSELHNIFNAIKMAEDALDVAKTSRLHVLANFGSKYLVTKNSGRPVSHTPTNILLPALLYKKGNAKQRERARSTKSSRKSLDDNAFDDGQLHKRSKTLNAHKKNSHETQKQTVSGDKEKQDFISPESITCLEKPSSQEDSSSGDWALG, encoded by the exons ATGGCGGATTCCGACGGTAAAGCTGCAAAAGACCTAATTCGCGACGTCGGCAAACAACTCTCTGCGAAGAAGGAATGTCCTCACAAAGACCTCCTTGTTAAGCTACTCCGT CAAGCGGCAAGTGCACTGCCAAAGTTAAAAACACAATCAGATTTGCTAAAGCCTAATATAAAGCCCTTGAGCGATTCTATATTGAAGCATGGCTTGCTGAAGCAAAAGGACAAAGATGTGCGACTTTTGGTTTCCATATGTGTTTGTGAAATACTTAGGATCCTTGCTCCAAATCCTGGCTTTAGTGATGCAGATCTCAGG AGCATATATCAACTCTTATTGGGTATGTTCGGGGAGCTCGTTGACACCAAAAGTCCATATTACTCAAGGAGGGTAGAGCTATTGGAGACTGTTTCAAAATACAATTTCTGTGTGTTAATGTTAGATATAGGATGTGAAGATTTAGTTCTGAAGATGTTCAATATATTTTTTGGTGTGATAAG GAAAGAGCATTCTTCAAATGTATTTGGTGCAATGTCATCGATAATGTCAGCTATTCTAAAGGAGAAAGTTTCTCAAGCACTTATGGAAGTAATTTTGCGTAATCTTTTGAAGGACAAAAAG GACGCATCTCCAGCTTCTTTTCAGCTAGCTGTTTCTGTTATTGATGATTGCAGTCAGACTCTTGAACCGTTTGTTTGTCGTTTTCTCAACCGTTGTATTTTGGATCGAGACAATGTTAATAGTGAGCTCAAAGAATCGTATCATGATATCATATACGAAATCATTCAGTGTGCTCCACAAATGCTTGTTGCTGTAGTAGAAAACTTATCTCAGGAACTACTG ACTGAACAGGTTGATGTTCGGATAACGGCTATCAAGTTTGTTGGAAAACTTTTTTCAATTCCCGGATGTCACATTGCGCAAGAGTACCACCATCTATTCGCAGAGTTTATAAATAGATTCGCTGATAAGTCTAGTGCAGTTAGACTTAATGCTGTATTATGTGCTAAATCTTTTTACTTATTTAATCCACCAGGCGACAATTCCACTACAGTTCTGT CTGCCCTTGAAGGTCGCCTTTTAGACTTCGACGATAAAGTGAGAACACAAGCAGTTGCAGTGGTGTGTGATCTTGCAAAGTCGAATCTCAGACCTGTACCACCTGAAATGATAACTCAAGCTGCTAAAAGATTACGTGATAAAAAG ACATCTGTTAGAAAGAAAGCGTTGCAAATGCTACTAGACGTCTATCATGATTATTGTGTTAAATGTTCTGAAGGCATCATCAAATTAAGTGTTGACTTTGAACAAATACCTTGTGGTATTCTGTTACTTTGCTATGACAAGGATGTGGAGTTTGG CGTTCAGAACATAGAACATGTGCTTGAAGAGGATTTGTTTCCCGTTTCACTTTCAGTTGAGGAGAGGATTAGGCACTGGATATTTTTGTTTTCACATTCGGTTTCCGCTTACAAGGATGGCATGTTTACCGCTGCTCATGAGAAGGCACTGACTGCTGTTTTGTGTCAGAAAAAAAG GTTGCAACTTGAGATGCAGAGTTACCTAGATCTCCGGACAAAAGAAAAG CAGAATGTCTCTGAAAGAGGCGaagaaaaaatcaaaaagttgTTTGCAAAAATGTCAACATGCTTCCCTGTAAAAGTCAAAGCAGAAGAGTGCTTTAATAAGTTACATTTGGTGAAAGATGTTGGCCTTTTTAACACCTTCAAAGAGATTTTGAATGAACCGGAGTTTGGAAGTTCACAGATCATCAGA GATAATTTTGTCAAGAAGATCAAGGACCTGCACACAGATTTTGAATTTCTACAATTACTCGCGACAAAATGTTCATTTAATTTATTCAGTTCTGATCACGTGAGGTGTATACTTGATAATCTCTCCGAAAACAAATTTGGACAGGCCAATTTAAAGAAGGCTTGTGTGGCACTTCTTATG ATTATTGTTAATGCTTTCCCGCTACTTCTGAGAGGTTCTGAAGAGCCATTCTGCACACTGTTGTTAGAAGAGAAATCACCATTCTGTAATGAGCTGCTTCAAATGTTGGTAAAAGCTGGACCTCATATTTCTGTTGACCTCAG TGTTATCTACCCTTTCTTAGAGAGGATCTGTCTGAACGGAACTCGTGCTCAGGCCAAGCTTGCAATCTCCGCCATCAGTGAATTAATTGTTACTTCTCAGCAGTTCACTTTCTCTTACCTGTGCAAG ACACTCGTCGATGCTCTTGAAAGTGGGCAGCATACCCCTGCAGTTTTGCAATCTTTGGGTTGCATGGCTCAGCATTCTGTATCTGCGTTTGAATCCCATGCTGAAGAGATCACACGTTATATATTTGACAACATCTTTTCCGGTCTAGAATCTGACTCCAGTGCTTCTTGCAAATTGAAG ATATTTGGGCTTAAAACACTCGTCAAAAGCTTTTTGCCACATCAGCGTACAGGTGTTACTCGTCAAATTGATGAAGTACTTGGCATTGTATCACAAATGCTTCTAAGGGCTGAGATTTCTAAAGGCACACTCTCCTG TAAAAAGGACAAAGATCATCTAAGATTAGCCGCAGCTACATCCGTTCTTCAGCTTTCCCAATTATGGGACTCACATATTCCCGCGGATATTTACCGTGAAACAGTCTTGATGGCCAAG GACCATTCTACTCTGGTACGGAAATCGTTCATCAAGAAAACATTTAAGCTTTTAAAGAATAACTTCCTTCATTGTAAATATCTCTGTGCTTTTGCATTGGCTGCTTCTGATACGTTCGATGGTTCACCAAAAGATGAT TCGCTAAATTATATGGCAGAAATTATAAAGATCCGTCACTTAGAAGCTAAAGTGAAGCGTGATGCAACAGATAATCCTGTATGTTCAATGATATTTTTAATCCACATTCTTGCCCATGATACCAAGTTTCCGTCACAAGATCCCGAAAACGAAGAGAATTCTGGTCCCTTTTTCAG CCCGCTTGTTTTTACTATGGATACACTACTCAATCCGTCTTTTGTAGATGGTGATATGAATCGAATCCATACAGTTGTTTCTGAATTGCATAATATATTTAATGCTATCAAGATGGCCGAGGATGCACTTGATGTTGCGAAAACCTCT AGGCTGCATGTTCTAGCTAACTTTGGATCCAAGTATCTTGTTACTAAAAATAGCGGAAGGCCTGTGTCACACACTCCGACCAATATCTTACTGCCTGCATTACTTTATAAAAAAGGCAATGCCAAACAAAGAGAA CGTGCTAGAAGTACTAAGAGTTCGCGCAAAAGTTTAGACGATAATGCATTCGATGATGGTCAATTGCACAAAAGAAGCAAGACTCTGAATGCACACAAAAAAAACTCGCATGAAACTCAAAAGCAGACCGTATCTGGTGACAAAGAGAAGCAGGACTTTATTTCTCCAGAATCAATTACATGCCTTG AAAAGCCTTCATCTCAGGAGGATTCTTCAAGTGGTGACTGGGCTTTGGGATAA